The following proteins come from a genomic window of Anabrus simplex isolate iqAnaSimp1 chromosome 7, ASM4041472v1, whole genome shotgun sequence:
- the Socs36E gene encoding uncharacterized protein Socs36E gives MGQKLSDLKFFFGVMEEGDCTDSNVGSPSSDNFSDNHGVVECGSEDTFNPTASVADCSSNSSVPEANGVNDHFESIYSNGTENIRSDGEIGNMQSERCVISASYACPAKVECVNLPHNEPGSHLRRGSTRTLSFVSGKRSRTKSLRSKDLATCGNKKKRNHWVLKFNCARLKGGGNCGGVGVDTDIPEPNLGCDSCVCTGYRRTEEHHLGAGVVFEAVSPSQRQQQHRDVTSSESSANSDGVSAASATAAADFLIDMSKFNPEDYPIEDCDERARLERAREIAEGVEPPPGFCPGNHIQLLCPPELTIGNLTALFHTHLGIHSAALTAISQIDVSVSPALQRVVHTQVDYIHCLVPDLLQITSCSFYWGKMDRYEAERLLEGRPEGTFLLRDSAQEEYLFSVSFRKYGRSLHARIEQWNHHFSFDSHDPGVFASPTVCGLIEHYKDPSCCMFFEPMLTFPLHRNFPFPLQHLCRAVVCSRATYDGLNKLHLPKSLKCYLKEYHYKQRVRVRRFDLDQ, from the coding sequence ATGGGCCAAAAGCTAAGTGATCTGAAGTTTTTCTTTGGCGTTATGGAAGAAGGTGATTGTACTGATTCAAATGTTGGAAGCCCGTCTAGTGATAACTTCAGTGATAATCATGGTGTGGTAGAGTGTGGTTCCGAAGACACATTTAATCCAACAGCGTCAGTTGCTGATTGTTCGAGTAATAGCTCTGTTCCAGAAGCAAATGGTGTAAATGATCATTTTGAGAGTATATATAGCAATGGAACTGAGAATAtacgttctgatggtgaaattggTAACATGCAAAGTGAAAGATGTGTAATTAGTGCATCTTACGCTTGCCCTGCCAAGGTAGAATGCGTTAATTTACCTCATAATGAACCTGGTAGCCATTTAAGGAGAGGATCTACTAGAACTTTGTCATTCGTCAGTGGCAAAAGATCAAGGACAAAGTCTTTACGATCTAAAGATTTAGCTACttgtggaaataagaaaaagagaAATCATTGGGTTTTAAAATTTAATTGTGCTCGTctgaaaggaggaggcaactgtgGAGGTGTGGGAGTCGATACAGATATTCCAGAACCTAACTTGGGTTGTGATTCATGTGTTTGTACTGGTTATCGTCGAACAGAGGAGCATCATTTAGGAGCTGGCGTTGTGTTTGAGGCTGTATCGCCCtcacaacgacaacaacaacataGAGACGTTACAAGCAGCGAGTCTAGTGCAAATAGTGATGGTGTTAGTGCAGCTTCAGCAACAGCAGCAGCTGATTTCTTAATAGACATGTCGAAGTTCAACCCTGAGGATTATCCTATTGAAGACTGTGATGAAAGGGCTAGACTAGAACGTGCTAGAGAGATAGCAGAAGGTGTAGAACCACCACCTGGATTTTGTCCAGGAAATCATATTCAACTTCTCTGTCCTCCTGAATTGACAATTGGTAATCTTACTGCGCTCTTTCATACTCATTTAGGTATCCATTCGGCAGCCCTCACAGCTATTTCACAGATAGATGTAAGTGTTTCGCCAGCTCTTCAGAGAGTTGTTCATACACAAGTTGATTACATACATTGTTTGGTTCCCGACCTCTTACAAATAACATCTTGTTCATTTTATTGGGGCAAAATGGATCGGTATGAGGCAGAACGTTTATTGGAAGGACGTCCAGAAGGAACATTTCTTCTCCGGGATTCTGCACAGGAAGAATATTTGTTTTCTGTGAGTTTTCGGAAGTATGGTCGATCTTTACATGCTCGAATTGAGCAATGGAATCATCACTTCAGTTTTGATTCCCATGATCCTGGTGTATTTGCTTCACCCACTGTCTGTGGTCTGATAGAACACTATAAAGATCCTTCGTGTTGTATGTTTTTCGAGCCCATGCTTACCTTTCCCCTTCATAGGAATTTTCCATTTCCATTGCAGCATCTTTGTCGAGCTGTTGTTTGTAGTAGAGCCACTTATGATGGACTTAACAAACTTCATTTACCAAAGTCACTCAAATGTTACC